TGTCTCCAGACATTTTCAGCTACAAGGTCTGCATAAACTCTTATGGTGCAAGATCTGACCTCGCTAATGTGGAGAGACTATTGGAGGAAATGGAAAATAACAGCTGTATCGGCACAGATTGGGTGACGTATTCTATGGTTGCTAACATCTACATAAAGGCGGGTCTCGAAGAGAAAGCTCTGGCCTACCTAAAGAAATGTGAGGATAAGGCAGATAAATGCGATGCTCTTGCCTACAACCATCTGATTTCACATTATGCAACTCTGCGGAACAAGAAAGCTATGATGAGACTTTGGGAACTCCAGAAATCCAACTGCAAGAAGCAGCTCAACAGGGAATATATAACCATGCTGGGTTCTCTGGTGAAACTCAAGGAGCTTGGTCAAGCTGAAGAGTTGCTTCGCGAGTGGGAATCGTCGGGCAACTGCTATGATTTCAGAGTGCCAAACATTCTCCTGATTGCGTATTCTCAGAATGGATTGATTGAAAAGGCGGAAACAATTCTCCGAAGCATGGTTGAGAAAGGGAAAACTCCTACTCCTAACAGCTGGGCGATCATTGCGTCTGGTTATGTAGCGAACAAGAACATGGAGAAGGCGTTTCAGTGCATGAAGGAAGCTGTGGCTGTACGAGCTGAGAACAAAGGTTGGAGACCAAAACCTAATATCATTTCCAGCATATTGAGTTGGGCTTCTAGCAACGGAGATGCTGAAGAAATAGAAGGTTTTGTCAATTCCTTAAAGAATGTGATTCCAATGAACAGGGACATGTATCTATCATTGATTATGGTATCCGTTAGATGTGGTAAGAAAGTTGATGGAATTTTAGAGAATATGAAAACTGATAAGATAGAGCTGGATGAAGAAATATTGAACATCCTTGGCTCAAGATTGTAACAAAATTCTTATCTTTCAAAAgcaactaaatataaaattatttgcaAATTAAATTTGAACTATGAAATCTGAGGAGAGAAAAACTAAGATATTTCTTTCTGAAATTTTGACCACACTTCACTCTTTCAAAGTGCTCTTCCCGCTTCTTCTGCCAATGCATAAACTTTGTTCATTTTACTCATGAAGTAGCATTTCAAGTTAAGGCACCAAACAGCAGACCTTCGTTATTGTTGAACCCCGTTATTTTGACACAGCCCTTGAAACCCTTGCATTGTTGTCTCTTCCTAAATCCCATCTACAAGAATTCGCATTCTCCCCTCCATGACCTTGCACCTCTCATCTGGTCACCATCGCCGCTTGTCACAAATTCATTGTTGGTGATTTTTTGTGAGTCTCTATCCTTTATCCTCTGTGTTAGTTGATTTTGTGaatgaatttcaaaatatttgttgattttgCCACTAATCGATAAACATTCAAGAAACAATGTACAGTTTTTATAAGATTATTCCTAATTTGCTTTAATATGCATAATGTAGATATTTTCATTAAGACATCTTCACATGAAAATGACATTACTTCACATGAAAATGACATTACGAACTATTAAACATGTCAAACTATATAATAATTCGCAATATTATCTTCACATGAAGATGTCTTCATGGGAATATCCATTTATGCATAAACACAAGAACTAAGCCGAGTTAACTATGGTGTGCACCGGAGTGGTTCCAAATTGATCGTTACTCTTATTTTGATTGCAAGTGTCTCAATTAAGGATCTCTATCTGAAAGTCTTATAGTTGTAACAACCTCTTGGGTTTACAACTGTGCTTTCAGAAACCTTGCCATAATTTGTGGGTGGAGCTATTATGAGACAAAACCCTCATTCTGCAACGTTAGGTTGTTTTGTATTAAGATTTGGTTGCCACCAAGTTTTAGATATACCCTAGGAAGAAATATCAATGTGCTATGGCTAAATAGCAAACAAATGCCCTTGAGAGATGCTTTAGAATAAAAGATAAGAGACTGTGAGACTAAGATtcagtattatgtttgttggTCTAGAGACTGATactaaaacaagaagaaacatGAAGAAATATGAGAATGTAAAACAAGAAATGGAATAAAAGTAAGGATATAAGggactaaaattttttggaacgaaaactgaaactttaataacaatttatactttaaaatacccctatttcaattaattaattttaactttattctttttacaaattaaattagagtttcatttttatttcaatcTTTGTCTCCCATTTtacaccaaacacaatactgaAACTTATTTCAGTCTCCATCTTTCCGTCTTTGTCTCTCAATCTTAGTCTCTCCGTTTTTGTCTCTCTTCCAAACGCTACCTATCAAAGTTCTTAATTTGACATACagtaaaaatatcttttaaagtttttctatgttacataaatattttaaaaatctgGTGTTtggggattttttttttttttgatccAAATTACGATTCTATGTGCAGTTTTTAATGAATCAAGTGTGTTAGGAATGACGCATCCTAGGATGATACACACAAATCATATGTTTACATCTTCAGATGCGTACGCGCAATCACACTCTGTCCATCTTATTAGAATTCGTACacatttatattattcattgaTTAGAAGTATAGGTTTAGTTTATACTTAATCTCTTGTATTGACATCACAATCGGACAAaactactaaaatttttttcttttaaaattaatctgTCCTGGATCAAAATTTCATTCAAGTATTTGTTGTTGGCCAATAGTTTATTATATGTACATAACAGAATTCGaaactaaaagtaaaataagataacttAATTGGGTTATGTTAGgtaatcaataatttttttgaacaatatgaataatCACCAATCAAATCAAAACACATTACACCTCCAAATTATTcacttaaatcttaatattagaataatcatcCATACATTTAGTGAAATGAACATCCGATATATTCATTCttcacattgtttaatattttcattgtctacctataATTTTCCTAACTTAAAATGGGTTACTTCGAACCTAAAATGAGTTGCCCAACCAAGTTAAACTACTATGAATTTGACAGCATAGGGGTAACCTTCAATTCTAATCAATAACACCAACaaataattaatagaaaaagaaagagcaaaGTTAACAAATGCATCTGTATATCTTGAAATTTGCCGCTGCCCATTATTTAAAACTATTCAAGAGAGAACATAAACATTGCAGGCAAAGGAGTACTGCAACTTCAACATCGGTAACTACACACACAGAGTAGAATAAAATTGCATGTCCCGGTTGCTAGCCTTCCAAGTTTGTTCTTACAATCGCTGTCGCACTTGTTAGTGCCTGGGCAGAATGAGAGTTGCTCATAACACCATTTTAATTCCCCAACTTTTAATAACCCTCCATTTTCTGTAacccacaaaaaaaaatatattaattctcAGTACTACTTCAAAACAGATATTTTTTATGGCAACAAAATCACGAGCAGAAAAGATTAAACTTCTAGCTAGGCGAAA
The genomic region above belongs to Arachis duranensis cultivar V14167 chromosome 3, aradu.V14167.gnm2.J7QH, whole genome shotgun sequence and contains:
- the LOC107478444 gene encoding pentatricopeptide repeat-containing protein At4g21705, mitochondrial encodes the protein MFSAILHKSRNSTSTFLQRSRIWFSSKNQVKTTNRKNLYSRISPLGDPSVSVVPILDHWLLEGHAVKAPELHNIVKDLRSHKRFNQALEVSEWMSSKALCPISAGDQAIQLELIGRVRGLDYAESYFHNLSDQEKTEKLHGALLSCYVREGLVDKSLSHMQKMKEMGFASSLNYNNIMCLYMQTDQHDKVPSVLTQMKEDGVSPDIFSYKVCINSYGARSDLANVERLLEEMENNSCIGTDWVTYSMVANIYIKAGLEEKALAYLKKCEDKADKCDALAYNHLISHYATLRNKKAMMRLWELQKSNCKKQLNREYITMLGSLVKLKELGQAEELLREWESSGNCYDFRVPNILLIAYSQNGLIEKAETILRSMVEKGKTPTPNSWAIIASGYVANKNMEKAFQCMKEAVAVRAENKGWRPKPNIISSILSWASSNGDAEEIEGFVNSLKNVIPMNRDMYLSLIMVSVRCGKKVDGILENMKTDKIELDEEILNILGSRL